In a genomic window of Flavobacterium crassostreae:
- a CDS encoding M15 family metallopeptidase, translating into MKEYSSDFVYDIKYATDATFLNAKVYDCPACYMRLKTVKALIKANKDFEKRGFKIKIWDCYRPLDVQIKMWKIVPDPRYVADPNKGSIHNRGGAVDVTLVDKYGKELDMGTVFDFFGKEASHKYLNLPKNILLNRRLLKRIMVANGFKSLNSEWWHYDLKTAIADPISNAKWSCD; encoded by the coding sequence TTGAAAGAGTACAGTTCAGATTTTGTTTATGACATCAAATATGCAACAGATGCTACTTTTTTAAATGCAAAAGTGTATGATTGTCCTGCATGTTATATGCGTTTAAAAACGGTTAAAGCACTAATTAAAGCCAATAAGGATTTTGAAAAAAGAGGGTTTAAAATAAAAATATGGGATTGTTATAGGCCCTTAGATGTCCAAATAAAAATGTGGAAAATTGTTCCGGATCCTCGGTATGTTGCCGATCCCAATAAAGGATCGATACACAATAGAGGTGGAGCTGTGGATGTAACCTTAGTAGATAAATATGGTAAAGAATTAGATATGGGTACTGTTTTTGACTTTTTTGGGAAAGAAGCCAGTCATAAATATTTAAATTTACCAAAAAATATTCTTCTTAATAGAAGGTTATTGAAGCGGATAATGGTAGCTAATGGGTTTAAGTCACTGAATTCAGAATGGTGGCATTATGACTTGAAAACTGCAATAGCTGATCCAATTTCTAATGCCAAGTGGTCTTGCGATTAG
- a CDS encoding tetratricopeptide repeat protein — protein sequence MKSKYVLLTSALLVSMATFAQKDELKAAEKAFKKGQAQEALELLKGAEPLMGNASESEKAQFFFVKGNALLELADKKVEEDKNRSLAAAAYLDLIQAENASGKSKYSTQATQSILTIKNKLIDGAIADSKEDKFAISAKKLHEAYLLDQKDTLNLYYAASTYINAKEYDKALKLYKDLKKINYSGKETNYLAVNKLTQQNDLFKNAQERDRMVKLGTHQQPTTEEIPSKRGEINKNIVLILVENGKIDEAKAAIADAKRTNPEDTSLILTEANLYLESKDFETYKKLVNQVLEKNPNDADLIFNLGVISANAKNLADAEKYYNQAIKINPSYLNAYINMAALKLEKEGVIIEEMNKLGTSDKEMKRYEVLKRQRQDLFRAAIPYLTKALELDPKNTDVAKTLLGVYSGLEMTAEKKALEAKM from the coding sequence ATGAAAAGTAAATATGTACTACTTACCTCTGCTTTACTAGTATCAATGGCCACTTTTGCTCAAAAAGATGAACTTAAAGCTGCTGAAAAAGCATTTAAAAAAGGACAAGCGCAAGAGGCTCTAGAATTATTAAAAGGAGCAGAACCTTTAATGGGCAACGCTTCAGAATCTGAAAAAGCACAGTTTTTCTTTGTAAAAGGAAACGCCTTATTGGAACTAGCAGACAAAAAAGTCGAGGAAGACAAAAACAGATCCTTAGCAGCAGCAGCTTATTTGGATCTAATACAAGCCGAAAACGCTTCCGGAAAATCAAAATATTCCACACAAGCAACCCAATCGATACTTACAATCAAAAATAAATTGATTGATGGAGCAATTGCAGACTCTAAAGAAGATAAATTTGCTATAAGTGCAAAAAAACTGCACGAAGCTTACTTATTAGATCAAAAAGACACGTTAAATCTTTATTACGCCGCTTCCACCTACATAAATGCAAAAGAGTATGACAAGGCATTAAAATTATATAAAGACCTAAAAAAAATAAACTATTCCGGAAAAGAAACCAACTATTTGGCTGTTAATAAATTGACACAACAAAACGATCTTTTCAAAAATGCTCAAGAAAGAGATAGAATGGTTAAGTTGGGAACCCACCAACAGCCAACAACAGAGGAAATTCCGTCCAAAAGAGGAGAAATCAATAAAAACATTGTTTTGATCTTGGTAGAAAACGGAAAAATTGACGAAGCTAAAGCGGCCATAGCAGATGCAAAAAGAACCAATCCAGAAGACACCTCTTTGATCTTAACCGAAGCAAATCTATACCTAGAATCCAAGGATTTTGAAACATACAAAAAATTAGTCAATCAAGTTTTAGAAAAAAATCCTAATGATGCAGATTTAATATTCAACTTAGGAGTAATAAGTGCCAATGCTAAAAATCTAGCAGATGCAGAAAAATATTACAACCAAGCAATCAAGATAAACCCTAGCTATCTTAATGCATATATCAACATGGCAGCTTTAAAACTAGAAAAAGAAGGTGTTATAATTGAAGAAATGAATAAATTAGGCACTTCAGACAAAGAGATGAAGCGTTACGAAGTTCTAAAAAGACAACGACAAGATCTATTCCGAGCAGCAATACCTTATTTAACCAAAGCCTTAGAATTAGATCCAAAAAATACCGATGTAGCTAAAACACTCCTTGGAGTGTACTCAGGGCTAGAGATGACTGCTGAGAAAAAAGCTTTAGAAGCAAAAATGTAA
- the gyrA gene encoding DNA gyrase subunit A, with protein sequence MSEGEKIIPINIEDEMKSAYIDYSMSVIVSRALPDVRDGLKPVHRRVLYGMYDLGVFSNKAHKKSARIVGEVLGKYHPHGDTSVYDAMVRMAQEWSLRYLLVDGQGNFGSVDGDSPAAMRYTEARMRKISEEIMADIEKETVDFQLNFDDTLYEPKVMPTRVPTLLINGATGIAVGMATNMPPHNLTEVINGTLAFMDNNAIEIDELMTHIKAPDFPTGGVIYGYEGVREAFKTGRGRVVMRAKVGFEEVDGRECIIVTEIPYQVNKADMIKRTADLVNDKKIDGIANIRDESDRNGMRIVYILKRDATPNVVLNTLYKYTQLQSSFSVNNIALVNGRPQMLNLKEMIHYFVEHRHDVVVRRTQFELRKAEERAHILEGLIIASDNIDEVIALIKASKNTEQAREKLIERFQLSDIQARAIVEMRLRQLTGLEQDKLRAEYEEIMKLIEHLRALLADVNLRIALIKEELVEIRDKYGDERRSVIEYSGGDVSIEDLIADEKVVITISHAGYIKRTNLSEYKTQNRGGVGQKSAGTRDQDFLEHMFVATNHQYMMFFTQKGKCFWMRVYEIPEGNKTAKGRAIQNLINIESDDKVKAFICTQDLKDQDYIKSHNLVMVTKKGQVKKTSLEKYSKPRVNGVAAITIKEGDELLEAKLTNGESQIILAVKSGKLVRFEETKTRPMGRTASGVRGISLKDDQDEVIGMVTVDKDAVNDSQVLVVTEKGYGKRTKLVDEDGEDVYRITNRGGKGVKTLNITEKTGQLISINAVTDADDLMIINKSGLTIRMAIEDLRVMGRATQGVKLINLKGKDSIAAVTKVMKDDAEEVVVDEEGNIIEGTTIERVKPVLEVLEEDVLEDDNEDDDDDLEDDPEDDSNDSDDTEE encoded by the coding sequence ATGTCTGAAGGAGAAAAGATAATTCCTATTAACATAGAAGACGAAATGAAATCTGCTTACATTGATTATTCCATGTCAGTAATTGTGTCTAGAGCGCTTCCGGATGTTAGAGATGGTTTAAAACCGGTACACCGAAGAGTTCTTTATGGGATGTATGATTTAGGAGTTTTTTCAAATAAAGCCCATAAAAAATCGGCAAGAATTGTCGGGGAAGTTTTAGGAAAGTACCACCCACACGGAGATACATCGGTGTATGATGCTATGGTTCGTATGGCTCAGGAGTGGAGTTTACGTTATTTATTAGTGGATGGTCAAGGTAACTTTGGGTCTGTAGATGGAGATAGTCCTGCAGCAATGCGTTATACGGAGGCTAGAATGCGTAAAATTTCGGAAGAAATAATGGCAGATATCGAAAAAGAAACGGTAGATTTTCAGTTAAACTTTGACGATACGTTATATGAGCCTAAAGTAATGCCTACACGTGTTCCTACCTTACTAATCAATGGAGCAACCGGTATTGCAGTAGGTATGGCAACCAATATGCCTCCGCATAATCTTACAGAGGTTATCAACGGGACCTTAGCCTTTATGGATAATAATGCTATTGAGATTGATGAGCTCATGACACATATTAAAGCCCCTGATTTTCCTACAGGAGGAGTTATTTATGGGTACGAAGGAGTTCGCGAAGCTTTTAAAACCGGTAGAGGTAGAGTAGTTATGCGTGCCAAAGTTGGTTTTGAAGAGGTAGACGGTAGAGAGTGTATTATTGTTACCGAAATACCATATCAAGTCAACAAAGCAGATATGATCAAACGTACTGCAGATTTAGTTAATGACAAAAAGATAGACGGTATAGCCAACATCCGTGATGAATCAGACAGAAATGGGATGCGTATTGTTTATATTTTAAAACGAGATGCAACACCTAATGTGGTTTTAAATACCTTATATAAATATACCCAATTACAATCTTCTTTCAGTGTCAACAACATTGCATTGGTGAACGGACGCCCTCAGATGCTGAATCTAAAAGAGATGATTCATTATTTTGTAGAGCATCGCCATGATGTAGTAGTACGAAGAACCCAGTTTGAGTTACGCAAAGCCGAAGAAAGAGCACATATATTAGAAGGTTTAATAATAGCCTCGGATAATATTGACGAAGTAATTGCGCTAATAAAAGCATCCAAAAACACCGAACAAGCAAGAGAAAAGTTAATTGAAAGGTTTCAATTATCGGATATACAAGCTAGAGCAATTGTAGAGATGCGTTTGCGTCAGTTAACAGGGCTAGAACAAGACAAATTAAGAGCAGAATACGAAGAGATAATGAAATTAATAGAGCATTTAAGAGCTTTATTGGCAGATGTTAACTTAAGAATTGCTTTGATTAAAGAAGAATTAGTAGAAATTAGAGATAAATACGGAGACGAACGCCGTTCTGTAATTGAATATTCAGGCGGAGACGTTAGCATCGAAGATTTAATTGCAGATGAAAAGGTAGTAATAACCATATCGCACGCAGGGTATATCAAACGTACCAATCTCTCCGAATACAAAACTCAAAACAGAGGTGGAGTAGGTCAAAAAAGTGCCGGAACAAGAGATCAAGATTTCTTAGAGCACATGTTTGTAGCTACCAACCACCAATACATGATGTTTTTTACGCAAAAAGGAAAGTGCTTCTGGATGCGCGTTTACGAAATTCCAGAAGGAAACAAAACAGCCAAAGGAAGAGCAATTCAGAACCTTATAAATATTGAAAGTGATGATAAAGTAAAAGCCTTTATTTGCACCCAAGATCTAAAAGACCAAGACTATATTAAGAGCCATAATTTAGTTATGGTAACCAAAAAAGGACAAGTCAAAAAGACCTCTTTAGAGAAATATTCAAAACCAAGAGTTAATGGGGTTGCTGCAATCACCATCAAAGAAGGAGATGAGTTGTTAGAAGCCAAATTAACCAATGGAGAAAGTCAAATTATCCTAGCGGTTAAGTCCGGAAAATTAGTCCGTTTTGAAGAAACAAAAACACGACCAATGGGAAGAACAGCTTCTGGGGTGCGTGGTATATCCCTTAAAGACGACCAAGACGAAGTAATTGGTATGGTTACTGTAGATAAAGATGCTGTCAATGACTCTCAGGTTTTAGTAGTTACCGAAAAAGGATACGGAAAACGAACCAAATTAGTTGACGAAGACGGAGAAGACGTTTACCGTATAACTAACCGAGGCGGAAAAGGCGTTAAAACACTTAACATCACAGAAAAAACAGGCCAATTAATCTCAATCAATGCCGTGACAGATGCCGATGATTTAATGATAATCAATAAATCTGGTTTAACCATTAGAATGGCAATTGAAGATTTACGCGTAATGGGACGTGCCACCCAAGGAGTAAAATTAATCAACCTTAAAGGAAAAGACTCTATTGCTGCAGTGACCAAGGTCATGAAAGATGATGCGGAAGAAGTAGTAGTTGACGAGGAAGGAAATATCATTGAAGGAACAACAATTGAAAGAGTAAAACCTGTTTTGGAAGTTCTTGAAGAAGATGTTTTAGAAGACGATAACGAGGATGACGACGACGACTTAGAAGACGATCCAGAAGACGATTCAAATGATTCAGACGACACAGAAGAATAA
- a CDS encoding ATP-dependent Clp protease ATP-binding subunit, producing the protein MDDNFSPRVKDVITYSKEEALRLGHDFIGTEHLMLGILRDGNGKAIQILNNLDVNLEHLRKKVEILSPAIPGIEINAEKKNLHLTRQAERALKTTFLEAKVFQSPSVSTAHLLLCILRNENDPTTKLLNKLKIDYDAAKEQYINMTPNEEEFLENLPRATESFNDEPGQDDSLKEASFNNPANKSLKKSKTPVLDNFGRDLTEMAEEGKLDPVVGREKEIERVSQILSRRKKNNPLLIGEPGVGKSAIAEGLALRIIQKKVSRILFNKRVVTLDLASLVAGTKYRGQFEERMKAVMNELEKNDDIILFIDEIHTIVGAGGATGSLDASNMFKPALARGEIQCIGATTLDEYRQYIEKDGALERRFQKIIVEPTSVEETITILNNIKNKYEDHHNVFYSSEAIEACVKLTDRYMSERFLPDKAIDALDEAGSRVHITNIEVPKKILDLERQLEEVRELKNAVVKKQKYEEAAKLRDDEKRIEKDLALAQEQWEEDAKKNRIEVTEDNVADVVSMMTGIPVNRIAQTESNKLAKLPELIESKVIGQNEAVIKIARSIQRNRAGLKDPNRPIGSFIFLGQTGVGKTQLAKVLAKELFDSEDALIRIDMSEYMEKFAISRLIGAPPGYVGYEEGGQLTEKVRRKPYAVVLLDEIEKAHPDVFNMLLQVLDDGYLTDSLGRKIDFKNTIIIMTSNVGARQLKDFGQGVGFGTAAKVAQADDNSKSIIENALKKTFAPEFLNRIDDVIVFNALEKEHIDLIIEIELKKLYARIVELGYNLKLSDKAKAFIAEKGFDKQFGARPLKRAIQKYVEDALAEEIITSKITSGDKIYMDIEEGAQELTVRVEKTEDTTNG; encoded by the coding sequence ATGGACGATAATTTTTCACCAAGAGTAAAAGACGTGATAACTTACAGTAAAGAAGAAGCTTTACGATTAGGGCATGATTTTATTGGTACCGAACATTTAATGCTAGGCATTCTAAGAGATGGCAATGGCAAGGCAATACAGATACTTAACAACCTAGATGTTAATCTAGAACACTTACGTAAAAAGGTAGAAATTCTGAGTCCAGCAATACCTGGTATCGAAATAAATGCAGAGAAAAAAAACCTCCATTTGACCCGTCAAGCAGAGCGTGCGCTCAAAACCACTTTTTTAGAAGCCAAAGTTTTTCAGAGCCCTTCTGTGAGTACTGCGCATTTGTTACTATGCATTTTAAGAAATGAAAACGACCCCACAACCAAGCTACTAAATAAACTTAAAATTGATTATGATGCAGCTAAAGAACAATATATAAATATGACACCAAACGAAGAAGAGTTTTTAGAAAACTTGCCAAGAGCAACCGAGTCCTTTAATGACGAACCAGGACAAGATGACAGCCTTAAAGAAGCTAGTTTTAACAATCCCGCTAATAAGTCACTCAAAAAATCCAAAACACCCGTATTGGATAACTTTGGTCGTGATTTAACCGAAATGGCCGAAGAAGGAAAACTAGACCCTGTAGTGGGCCGTGAGAAAGAAATTGAGCGTGTATCGCAAATTTTGAGCCGTCGCAAAAAAAACAACCCACTGCTTATAGGAGAGCCTGGTGTAGGTAAATCTGCCATAGCCGAAGGTTTGGCTTTGCGAATTATACAAAAAAAAGTTTCTAGAATACTATTTAACAAACGAGTAGTAACCCTAGATCTGGCCAGCCTTGTTGCAGGAACCAAATACCGAGGGCAGTTTGAAGAACGCATGAAGGCTGTAATGAATGAATTAGAAAAAAATGATGACATTATTCTTTTCATTGATGAAATCCACACCATTGTTGGTGCTGGTGGTGCCACAGGATCTTTGGATGCCTCCAACATGTTCAAACCTGCTTTAGCAAGAGGAGAAATTCAATGTATTGGAGCAACTACCCTGGATGAATACAGACAATATATTGAGAAAGATGGTGCTTTAGAGCGTCGTTTTCAAAAAATAATTGTGGAACCAACCTCTGTGGAAGAAACCATCACTATTTTAAACAACATAAAAAACAAATACGAAGACCACCATAATGTTTTTTACTCCAGCGAAGCAATCGAAGCCTGCGTAAAATTGACCGATAGATATATGTCTGAACGATTTTTGCCAGACAAAGCTATTGATGCCTTAGACGAAGCTGGTTCTAGAGTACATATCACCAATATTGAAGTTCCAAAAAAAATACTAGACCTAGAGCGCCAATTAGAGGAAGTACGGGAACTTAAAAATGCCGTAGTCAAAAAACAAAAATACGAAGAAGCCGCAAAACTTAGAGACGACGAAAAACGCATCGAAAAAGATTTAGCACTGGCACAAGAACAATGGGAAGAAGACGCCAAAAAGAACCGTATAGAAGTAACCGAAGACAATGTTGCTGATGTAGTCTCTATGATGACCGGAATTCCGGTTAACCGCATTGCGCAAACAGAAAGCAATAAATTAGCAAAATTACCGGAACTTATCGAAAGCAAAGTAATTGGTCAAAACGAAGCGGTAATTAAAATTGCACGTTCTATACAAAGAAATCGTGCTGGACTAAAAGATCCAAATCGCCCGATAGGCTCGTTTATATTTCTTGGTCAAACAGGTGTAGGAAAAACCCAATTAGCGAAGGTTTTGGCCAAAGAATTATTTGATTCTGAAGATGCCTTAATTAGAATTGATATGAGTGAATACATGGAAAAATTTGCTATCTCTAGATTAATCGGAGCGCCTCCAGGATATGTTGGCTATGAAGAAGGAGGGCAATTGACTGAAAAAGTAAGACGCAAACCCTACGCAGTGGTACTTCTAGACGAAATTGAAAAAGCACATCCAGATGTATTCAATATGTTATTACAAGTACTTGACGATGGCTATTTGACCGATAGTTTAGGTCGGAAAATTGACTTCAAAAATACCATAATCATTATGACTTCTAATGTTGGAGCCAGACAACTAAAAGATTTTGGACAAGGAGTTGGATTTGGAACTGCTGCCAAAGTAGCACAAGCAGATGATAATTCTAAAAGCATTATTGAAAATGCATTAAAGAAAACCTTTGCTCCAGAATTTTTAAACCGTATTGATGATGTAATTGTGTTCAATGCACTAGAAAAAGAACACATAGACTTAATTATTGAAATTGAGCTAAAAAAACTATATGCGCGTATCGTTGAATTAGGATACAACCTAAAACTATCCGATAAAGCAAAAGCGTTTATCGCCGAGAAAGGTTTTGACAAACAATTTGGAGCTAGACCTCTAAAAAGAGCCATCCAAAAATATGTTGAAGATGCTTTGGCAGAAGAAATTATCACCTCAAAAATAACCTCTGGTGACAAAATTTACATGGATATTGAAGAAGGAGCTCAAGAGCTTACGGTACGGGTTGAAAAAACAGAAGATACTACTAATGGGTAA
- the rimK gene encoding 30S ribosomal protein S6--L-glutamate ligase, with amino-acid sequence MSENKVILGSEEWCSFPELNIPTIKARVDSGAKTSALHAINIAPFIKNETNWVRFDINPIQNNLKTVIHCEAPLVDKRIVKSSSGFREHRYVIRTNLQIGDSNWPIEMTLTNRDSMGYRMLLGREAMSGRVLVDPEKQFLLGQPTTDSLKELYKNAEKASTGLRIGVLASNPELYSNKRIMEAGEMRGHEMHFLNIKECYMRLDAQTPEIHYRGGIILDQFDAIIPRIRPSITFYGCALTRQFEALKVFSLNSANAITQSRDKLFSLQLLLNSGIGIPTTGFANSPLDTNDLIKMVGGCPLIVKLLEGTQGKGVVLAETKKAAESVINAFKSVNANILVQEFIKEANGKDIRCFVIDGKVVASIQREAMPGEFRANIHLGGTASIIKVTPEEKKIAIKAAKAMDLKVAGVDIIRSSKGPLLLEVNSSPGLEGIEGATNKDIAGEMIKAIEKNFKIK; translated from the coding sequence ATGTCTGAAAATAAAGTTATTCTTGGTAGTGAAGAATGGTGTTCCTTCCCAGAATTAAATATTCCTACCATAAAAGCACGTGTAGATTCCGGCGCAAAAACCTCTGCGCTACACGCCATAAACATTGCACCTTTTATCAAAAACGAAACCAATTGGGTTCGTTTTGACATCAACCCAATCCAAAACAATCTAAAAACGGTGATCCACTGTGAAGCGCCTTTAGTAGACAAACGAATTGTTAAAAGCTCTAGTGGTTTTAGAGAACACCGTTATGTTATTCGAACCAATTTACAAATAGGAGACTCCAATTGGCCCATAGAAATGACGCTAACCAACAGAGACTCCATGGGGTACCGAATGCTTTTGGGCCGAGAAGCAATGAGCGGAAGAGTGCTTGTAGATCCTGAAAAACAATTCTTGTTAGGACAACCAACCACCGATAGCTTAAAAGAACTTTATAAAAATGCTGAAAAAGCCAGTACTGGACTGCGTATTGGTGTACTAGCAAGCAACCCCGAATTGTATAGCAACAAACGCATCATGGAAGCTGGAGAAATGCGTGGCCATGAAATGCATTTTTTAAATATTAAAGAATGTTACATGCGTCTAGACGCACAAACTCCGGAGATCCACTACAGAGGCGGAATAATTCTGGATCAGTTTGATGCCATAATTCCTAGAATTCGGCCTAGTATTACCTTTTATGGTTGCGCCTTGACACGACAGTTTGAAGCACTAAAAGTATTTAGTTTAAACTCTGCCAATGCAATTACCCAATCCAGAGATAAATTATTTTCGTTGCAATTATTATTAAATAGTGGTATTGGTATTCCGACTACCGGATTTGCAAACTCTCCGTTAGATACCAATGATCTAATCAAAATGGTAGGCGGTTGCCCTTTAATTGTAAAATTATTAGAAGGAACTCAAGGAAAGGGCGTTGTGCTTGCAGAAACCAAAAAAGCTGCCGAGAGTGTTATTAATGCCTTTAAAAGTGTTAATGCAAACATACTAGTGCAAGAATTTATTAAAGAAGCCAACGGTAAAGACATTCGTTGTTTTGTTATTGACGGAAAAGTAGTAGCCTCAATCCAAAGAGAAGCAATGCCTGGAGAATTTAGAGCCAACATCCATCTTGGTGGAACCGCGTCTATAATAAAAGTAACCCCCGAAGAGAAAAAAATTGCTATCAAAGCTGCCAAAGCAATGGATCTAAAAGTAGCTGGTGTAGATATAATACGATCCTCAAAAGGCCCCTTATTATTAGAGGTTAACTCCTCACCAGGATTAGAAGGAATTGAGGGTGCAACCAACAAAGATATTGCTGGAGAGATGATAAAAGCAATTGAAAAAAACTTTAAAATAAAATAA
- the yidC gene encoding membrane protein insertase YidC: MEQKKFDPNSLIGFVLIFGILIWIMYKNQPTDAELATEKAKKELVVTPQAKSNNAKTVQNTISATSSDTLQLAQLQKSLGSFAYSAALPSAKESFTTLENKLVKLKIANKGGYIVEATLKNFERFKKGSGELVKLIKDNNANLNIQLFTSDNHTLNTKDLYFEPTVTQNGSDQILSMRLKAGANEFLEYKYVLKADDYMLDFDIQSQGLHKILNTSKPLNLEWDLKTYTNEKSISYENRYSELYFEHKEGKSDYLGLGSQEDDVVQDVSYIAYKQHFFSSILLSSTPFETAELHSTNLVQDDKVDTTFTKQFKAMVPLAFKNGEIDQKMNWYYGPTDYKLLKSYDRNLEDIVALGWGIFGWINRHAFIPMYGFLSLFISHGWAIVLFTILVKLVMSPITYKSFLSQAKMKVLRPEIAELGDKFKKDPMKKQQETMKLYNKAGVNPMAGCVPGLLQMPVFYALFQFFPSAIGLRQQGFLWADDLSSFDSIYKLPFSIPAYGDHISLFPILASIAIFFYMKMTTGDQQMAAPQQEGMPDMAKMMKIMIYVSPLMMLFFFNSYASGLSLYYFISNTITIGIMLVIKNYIIDSDKIHAQIQENKLKEPKKQGKFQRKLQEVMEQQEAMKAQQKKK, from the coding sequence ATGGAACAAAAAAAGTTTGACCCTAATTCCTTAATTGGTTTTGTATTAATTTTTGGTATATTAATTTGGATAATGTACAAAAACCAACCAACTGATGCAGAACTTGCAACAGAAAAAGCCAAAAAAGAGTTGGTAGTTACGCCACAAGCCAAATCCAATAATGCCAAAACGGTTCAAAATACTATCTCTGCTACTAGCAGCGATACTTTACAATTGGCTCAGTTGCAAAAATCCTTAGGTAGTTTTGCTTATTCAGCAGCATTACCATCTGCCAAAGAAAGTTTTACTACTCTCGAAAACAAGTTGGTAAAGTTGAAAATTGCAAATAAAGGTGGGTACATTGTTGAGGCTACTTTAAAAAACTTTGAAAGATTTAAAAAAGGATCCGGAGAATTAGTAAAACTAATAAAGGATAATAACGCCAATTTGAACATCCAGTTATTTACCAGTGACAACCATACTTTAAATACCAAAGACCTTTATTTTGAGCCTACTGTAACCCAGAATGGTTCGGATCAAATTTTATCCATGCGATTAAAAGCTGGAGCAAATGAATTTTTAGAGTACAAATACGTACTTAAGGCAGACGATTATATGTTGGATTTTGATATACAATCCCAAGGATTGCATAAAATATTGAATACTTCCAAGCCTTTAAACCTAGAATGGGACTTAAAAACCTATACCAATGAAAAAAGTATAAGTTATGAAAACCGTTATTCAGAACTATATTTTGAACACAAAGAAGGTAAAAGTGACTATTTAGGATTGGGTAGCCAAGAAGATGATGTGGTGCAAGACGTATCTTATATTGCCTACAAACAGCACTTTTTTTCTTCTATATTATTGTCCAGCACTCCATTTGAAACAGCAGAATTACACTCCACCAATTTAGTCCAAGACGATAAAGTAGATACTACCTTTACGAAACAATTTAAAGCCATGGTGCCTTTGGCATTTAAAAATGGTGAGATTGACCAAAAAATGAATTGGTATTATGGGCCAACAGATTATAAATTATTAAAATCGTATGATAGAAACCTAGAAGACATTGTGGCTTTAGGTTGGGGTATTTTTGGTTGGATCAACCGCCATGCTTTTATACCTATGTATGGATTTTTAAGTTTGTTTATTTCACATGGTTGGGCAATTGTTTTATTTACCATATTGGTTAAATTAGTGATGTCTCCAATAACGTACAAATCCTTTTTGTCTCAAGCAAAAATGAAAGTATTGCGACCTGAAATTGCAGAATTGGGAGATAAATTCAAAAAAGATCCCATGAAAAAACAGCAAGAAACCATGAAGCTGTATAATAAAGCTGGAGTCAATCCCATGGCAGGTTGTGTACCTGGATTATTGCAAATGCCAGTATTTTATGCCTTGTTTCAGTTTTTTCCTTCAGCAATAGGCTTAAGACAACAAGGATTCTTGTGGGCAGATGATTTGTCTTCCTTTGATTCCATATATAAGTTGCCATTTAGTATACCTGCCTATGGAGACCACATTAGTTTGTTTCCTATTTTGGCCTCAATAGCTATTTTCTTTTATATGAAAATGACAACTGGAGATCAGCAAATGGCAGCACCGCAGCAAGAAGGGATGCCAGATATGGCAAAAATGATGAAAATTATGATTTATGTATCGCCATTAATGATGTTGTTTTTCTTTAATAGCTATGCTTCAGGTCTGAGTTTGTATTACTTTATATCCAATACCATTACAATTGGTATCATGTTGGTTATCAAAAATTATATAATTGATAGTGATAAAATTCATGCTCAAATTCAAGAAAATAAATTAAAAGAACCCAAAAAACAAGGCAAGTTCCAGAGAAAATTACAAGAAGTAATGGAACAACAAGAAGCCATGAAAGCGCAACAAAAGAAGAAATAA